The DNA region AACATCCGGGGTTTCATTCCACTTGATATTGATCGGTGATTTATCAGCATGTACACGGTATTTGATTCCGTTAACGATAAGATTTTCTGCATCAAATTCAACCTTCCCGTCAAAGCGTCCTTGAGTTGAATCGTACTTTAAAAGGTGTGCTAATGTTTTGGTATCTGTTAGGTCGTTAATACCCACTACAACAAGTTCAGGTCTCTCAAGCGCAATCTTGAAAACGTTACGTCCTATGCGACCAAATCCGTTAATAGCTACTTTTATTTTTGCCATAGCTAAAGTTTTAATGATTAATGTAACTGTTTTATATTCTCTCCAAAGGTAAATAAAAAAGGTGATCCATAAAATTTAACAATCCAGTTTGTTAACTTTTTTAATGCAATCGATTGATTTAGAAAAAAATGAAATTTAATGAGGAATTTAATCAACAAATATTCTGAAATAATCATAAAAAGGCTTACAAATTCACAAATGAAATAACAAATCCTTAAAATCATCAAATGAGTTAATGTTTGTAAAACATTTTTTGGTTGTAGGGTTTTCGGGAATTTCGTAGAAATTAGTTTTTGAAATTAGAAATAAATCGGTTACTGGTCGCCCATTGGTCGAACTCACCATTGATTCTATTTGTCCTACTAATGATTTTGAGTACAAAGCAAAAAGGGGTTCTTCATAAGTGCCAATTAATGGAACAAGGATGTCTGGCTGACTTTTAAGAAATTCGGTTGTCATATCCGCTGCAAGTTCTAAATCCGCAAATGGCATATCGCAAGAAACAACAAAGATTGCAGGATCTATTGAGTTTACTAATGCGCTGTGTATTCCGCCAAGAGGTCCTATTCCAATGATGATATCAGGGTAAACCACTATATTGTCAATATCAAAGTCGACAATCTCATTAGATATAATAATTGTATTGCTATAGACAGGGCTTAAAGTTTGGTGTATTCTCTGAATAAAAGTAATTCCATCGATCTCAAGTAGAGCTTTATTCCTACCGCCTATTCTTGAGGCCTTGCCTCCAGCAAGTATTGCTAGCGTGATATGTGGAAATATGGGCATTTGTATTCGTTTACAGTTGATATTTTGCCCTTTGAAATTTGCCTTTAGAACGACAATTCACCCTTACCTTCTCTTACTATTTCAGGCTCATCGGATGTACAGTCGACGACTGTAGACGGGGTATTATCGCCATAGCCGCCATCAATAACAATATCAACCAAATTCTGATACCGTTCATGAATTAACTCAGGATCAGTTGTATACTCTACAACATCATCATCGTCCTTAATTGAAGTGGTTAGAATTGGATTACCCAACTCTCTTACAATCTCAATTGGTATGTTATTACTGGGAATTCTAATGCCTACAGTTTTTCTCTTGCTGATAAAGTAGTCAGGAACTTTGTTTAATCCGGGAAGAATAAACGTAAAAGGCCCTGGGAGATTTTTTTTCATCAACTTAAAGGTAGGATTATCAACCTTTGCAAAATCAGCAATGTGCCCAAGGTCAGAACAGATGAAAGAAAAGTGGGCTTCTTTGGCTTTTAAACCTTTAAGTCTGATTATCTTTTCAACAGCCTTTTGATTAGTAATATCGCATCCTAAACCATAAACCGTATCAGTGGGGTAAATAATAATTCCCCCATTACGCAAAACCCCAACCACACGGGATATTTCACGCGGGTTAGGGTTCTGTGGGTAAATTTTTATTAGCATCCGTTTTGAAAAATGGTAATAACTGCAAGTTTTGGATTTTACTAACTCGTTAGGTTATTAACCATTTACCTTTTTATAGTCCTCAAGGAATTTTTTTAAACCAATATCGGTAAGCGGGTGGTTGAGTAAACCTAAGATTGCACTCAAGGGGCAGGTTGATACATCAGCACCTGCTTCAAGGCACTGAATAATGTGCATTGTATGACGAATTGAGGCTGCAAGAACTTTAGTTTCGTACTCGTAATAGTTGTAAACATTAACAATCTGGCGAATAAGTTCAACTCCATCGGTAGAAACGTCGTCCAAACGACCAATAAATGGGGAAACATAGGTTGCTCCTGCTTTTGCAGCAAGCAAAGCTTGTCCAACTGAGAAAACTAAAGTACAGTTGGTACGAATGCCATGATCGCTGAAATATTTAATGGCCTTAATTCCATCCTTTGTAATTGGTACCTTAACAACAATCTGAGGATGTAATGCTGCTAACTCTTTTCCTTCACGAATCATTCCCTCATAGTCAAGAGCAATTACTTCGGCGCTTACATCTCCCTTTACGATATTACAAATATCTACGTAATGCTTTTTAATATTTGCTTCTCCTTTAATATTCTCTTTGGCCATTAAAGATGGGTTAGTTGTAACTCCATCGAGAACTCCTAGATCATTAGCTTCTCTAATTTGATCAAGATTTGCTGTGTCAATAAAAAATTTCATGATATATTTGATTTATGATTATTCATTTAGGCTGGGCAAAGTTAACTCAATTTTTAGAACTATGCGAACTCGCTTTGGGGGGATTATTAACAATATATAACGTTAACAATTTGCATTTTCGATATATTTTGTGTTATATTGCAACGTTTTTTTTCTATTTTAACCTTAAGATTAATCTTTTACATCATGAAAAACCTCAATACAATCATAACTGGAACGGGTTGTTATATACCCGAAGTAAAAGTTTTGAATTTGCATTTCAGTAGGACCAAATTCTATGAAAAAGATGAAACATCTATAGGTGGGGGGCATGAGGTTGTCGAGAAATTCAGAGATATTACTGGGATTAGAGAGCGTCGTTGGGTTAAGAAAGATCAAACTGCATCGGATATTGCTACTATTGCTGCAGAAAGAGCTATAGAGGATGCTGGGATAGATCGTGAAACGATTGATCAAATTATTGTTGCTCAGAACTTTGGAGATGTTATAAAAGATACGATTCAAACTGATACACTACCAAGTATCGCATCAAGGGTTAAACATAATTTAGATATAGCAAGTCCATCATGTATACCGTATGATATTATTTTTGGTTGTCCTGGATGGGTACAAGGAGTAATCCAAGCGGATAGTTACATTAAATCGGGGCTTGCAAAACGGTGTCTTGTAATTGGTGCGGATGCTCTTTCACGTGTAGTAGACAAATACGATAGGGATTCGATGATTTTCTCAGATGGTGCAGGTGCTACAATAATTGAGGGAGTGGAATCGGAGGAGAAGGCAGGAATACTTTCGTCTGCAATGGTTTCACACTCAAAAGAAGAGGCGTACTACCTATATCTTGGTAAATCGAATGCTCCAGAAAGTGATCCCAAAATACGATATATTAAAATGCTTGGTCGTAAAATATACGAGTATTCGCTTTTAAATGTTCCTTTGGCTATGAAAGCAGCCTTAGATAAATCAGGAATTCCTATTGAGCAAGTTAAAAAGATATTAATTCATCAGGCAAATGAGAAGATGGATGAGGCAATAATCCAGCGCTTCTATAAACTATATCAAATTCGTGAAATCCCCGATAAGATAATGCCAATGAATATTCACGAACTAGGAAACAGCTCAGTAGCTACCGTACCTACACTTTATGATATGATTCTTAAGGGTCAATTACCTGAACATAAAATAAATAAGAGGGATATCCTAATTTTCGCATCGGTTGGTGCCGGTATGAGTATTAACGCATTTGTTTATAAATTTTGAAAAAGCACTTGAGGCACATAACCTTTTAGACTACCTAATAAAGAACCCCGCACTGATTCATAGAATCTAGACGGGGTTCTAAATTTTTTAACAACTAGATTATTACTTTTTGATAGACCAACCTGTTTTTAAGCCAACTACAAAGTAAACAAGCCCAACGCTTCCTAAAGCGAAGATAGTATCACCAATAACTCTCAACCAACGTAAAGTTATCATCGAAGGTTGTTGCATAAACTCCATTGAACGTGCATACCATATTCCATGGTCAACTGATGCAATAGTTTGTTTGACGCCAACAGGTAAGATGCTTATTGTAACCATTAATATCAAACCTATTTGGAAGCACCAGAATGAATACTTTAAGATTTTATCGTTCCACTCCTCATTTATTGTCATACCTCTTAAAGAGAAAAGCATCAATCCAATACCTAACATTCCATAAACACCGAATAGAGCAGTATGTGCGTGAACAGGTGTTAAATTCAACCCTTGCATGTAATACAAAGCAAGTGGAGGATTAATTAAGAAACCAAATACTCCTGCTCCTACTAAGTTCCAAAACGCAACAGCGATGAAACTGTAGATTGCCCATTTATACTTAAGCATCCATGGAGTTGTTTTGGTTAACTTATAGTTGTGCCAAGCCTCAAATCCCATAAGCACAAGAGGAACAACTTCCAATGCGCTAAACGAAGCACCTAAAGCAATTATAGACATTGGCACACCTGCAAAGTAAAGATGGTGGAATGTTCCAATAATACCGCCTAATAGATAGATAATTGTTGCAAATAGAGAACCTATAGTTGCCCTCTTGATGTTTAATAACCCAAGTTTTACTAAAACAAAAGCGATAACTGTAGTTGCAAACACCTCGAAAAATCCCTCAACCCAAAGATGAACAACCCACCATCTCCAATATTCTGCCACCGATAAGTGGGTTTGACGACCAATCATTAAAGCGGCTCCATAAAAAGCAGCAATGGCAATTGATGAAATCGTAAAGAGAATCAGCAAGTTCCTATTTTCTGATTTAACTTTTAGTACAGGAAGTAAGGCACGAATCATTAAGAATAACCAAATAAGTAAACCCCCAAATAAGAGAACCTGCCAAAACTTACCTAAATCGATATATTCGTAACCCGAGTGACCAAAGTAGAAGTTTTGTACCAAACCCAATTTCTGCATAATACCTAGCCATTCACCAGCCATAGAGCCTAGAACAACTATCAACAATGCGCCAAATAAAACATTAACACCTAGCCGTTGATATTTAGGTTCAACTCCAGATACTGCAGGGGCAATAAATAGACCTGTTGCCAACCAAGCAGTGGCAATCCAGAAAATAGCGAGTTGAACATGCCATGTTCGAGAAATAGTATAAGGAAGTATTGTATCTAAATTCAATCCGTAAAAACTATTTCCCTCAACGCCAAAATGGGCAGTAACAATACCTGTTATTACCTGAAGTAGGATTAACCCAGCAACAATCCAGAAGTATTTCAGGGTTGCTTTCATCGAGGGCGTTGCTTGTAAATTGATGAGAGGATCATTCTCGGGGTATTTTTCTACACCCGTTTCATTATCTTGATTTTTCGCATAGTAAAAACCTAGCAAACCAATCCCTAGCAAAAGCATAACAATACTAAACATTGTCCAAAAGAGGTGTTTTCCAGTTGGGTGATTACCAACTAAGTCATCACCAGGCCAATTACTTGTGTAAGTTATATCCTTACCCGGTCGTTCAGTTACGCAAGCCCAAGAAGTCCAAAAGAAGAATGCATTCATCTTTTGCATACTTTCATCATTCTTAATGGTATTTTCAGGAATTGCATATGCCAACCTTTCCTTAACTAACTCTTTCCCATTGGTGAAAAGTTTTTTGTAGTACTCAGCATTCGATTTAATTGCCAAAGCACGCAAATCTGAAACCACTAGAGTTTTTGTAGCCTCATCATATCTATTGGCTCTCAAATCTTTTTGAAGAACTGCTTTTAGATAAGCTTGTCGTTCAGGGTTCACCTTATCATAGGTAGATGAATCATACTTATTTGCAAGCTCATTCAGCATAAAAACTGCTTCGCGATGAAGCCAATCGGCAGACCAATCGGGGGCTACATATGAGCCATGTCCCCATACAGTTCCAACTTCCTGACCTCCAATGGACTGCCAAACGCTTTGTCCATCTTTGATTTCTTGTGATGTAAAAATCTGCTCACCACTTTGGCTAACTACCCGCTCAGGGATAGGCGGTTTCTGAAGGTATATCTCATATCCAAAAATACCCAGAACCGAAAAACATACCACCATAACTGCAATAAATGCAATCCATAGTTTTCTTGTGTTCATATTTATTGGTATTAGTTAAACAATTATTTACTTGAATAATAATAAAATGTATTCGAAATTCTTATAACATCTATATTACTTGTAGTTTTTGATATACTAAAACGACTTAATTACGAGAACTCGAAAAGGTTTTTCGCTTATATTTTTCATCCCTCTCTGCTTATCTTTCTCAATATAAATTGATGTGTCTTTCTCTACTATTATCTCCTCTCCTTCAAAGAATATTTTGCCTTGACCTTCAAGGATGAAAAAAATGACATCGAATGGATTGGAATGAGGGGCTATCTCTTCATTTGGTTTCAATGTTAAATGAACCAACTCAACCTTACTGTTTGTGAACATCTTCCGCCCATCAAGATTGAAAGGAACTTTTTCTGCGGTTTCAAGTGTTGTTATTTTCATAGATTGTTAGGTTATAGAGTTATTGGGTTATTCAGTTATTTAATTCTGACTTCCTACTTCGGCTTCTGTCTTCCGACTTCTTTTTTTGATAAACCACATTATTGCACCGGTTATCGTAATAAAAATCATTGCGATTCCGGCTAGGGGTACTATAAGTATATAGAAAATGCTAATTAAAGGTGAATATATTCGGCATGTATGAATCTCCTGTGCTAAGTTCCATAAGGGAAATGAGAATGAATCCTTAATTATCCTTGGCATTTCTAAATGATTACTACCCGATGATTGGATTACCCCTTTATCATAATCAAAGAAATATTCCTGATTCTCAATTTTTGCATACCCAGCAATGGCTGAACTCCCGAAAGGGGAAGAAAGTCCTGCTTTAGGAATAACAGGTTCTTTGGTAAAATAGTTGCTCACAGTCCCAGTAAAAGGATTCCAACGAAATGCCCCACTGAAACTTCCAATAAGATAATCGCCATTATCAATCACCTCGAAAACATTAATCCCCATAACACTTATTGGAGGTTCAGAGTTAAATGTCATTAAACTTGATGAGAAACAATCTTTGCTATAATAAATTCCATCGGAGGTGGCAACTAAAAACAGTTTCCTACCATGATCGTATTTGATATCCCTAAGCTTATCGTGCCAGTAAACATTATTAATATTTCTAGATACATACTGATTTACATGACCATTAACTACCATCAGCAGGAAAGGTGGCCTTAGAAAGATCCCTGTAAAACTTACGATGAGTAATAGTAGGGAAGCGTAAATTCCAATTTTCAAATGCCAATTATACGAGAACTTGGTTACCCGTTTCATCCTACTTAACCTCCGTTTTGCCTTAACCCTTTTAATGATTTTTGGGAAGAAAAAGAAAATTAAGCCAGTGATGCAAAGAAAGATCATGGTTAAGCCTACCAAATCGACGAGTAAGCGACCAAAAACACCCAGTAGTTCTCCGCTATGAATAATCCAAAATAATCTAAAAACAGTGATGCTGGGTTTGCTCCCGATTGGAGGTATTAATTCGATTTTACAGAATGATAGTTCTTTATTGTCAATATTTCCAACATACAAATGATCCCTTGTTAGTAGATAAAGTGTAGAATCTACAACCTCAAGTCCTGTTACAAATTGGTCATCTTTAGGTAATGAACAAATCTTCCACTGATTTGATCCCTTTGAATATTCGAATAATCCGAATCGAGTTGCTGCAAAAAAATCTCCTTTTGCTGATTTAGCAAAATCGAATATTTTCCTCCTATCAGATCCTTTTGGAAAACCTTCCATAAAAGGTTTCCATGAAGTAAAAGTTTTATTTGTTAGCCAAATACCAGCACCACCGTATATGAATACTGAATCACCCCCAACCTGTTGTCCCCCTTTTGCTGACGCTAAATTCCAGTTCTGTAGCTTATAATTTTTGGGTAACCATTTGCGATTAATATCGACACTACTAATTAGGTTTCGATGATTCATCAGTATCCCTGAAAAGGCAAATAGAATGAAGAATATAGTAAATACTAATGCTAACCACTTATGGTATTTCTGTAAGGTTTTGTAAAAACTACTCATTGAGGGTTATTAGTTATGGTGTTATTAGCATTTGGCTCATTAACTAATTGTCAAATTTTTAAATTGATGGCTCTTTAATCATCGTTAAAAGCATTTTGAATCTTTCAGTAGCAAAAACTGCATGTGTTATATTCGCAGGCATAATGATTGATTCGCCAGATTCAAGATCGTGTGGCTCGCCACCGATAGTAATTCTTGACTTGCCCTCAAGTACTTGAACCATTGCATCGAATGGTGCAGTGTGCTCGCTTAAGCCTTCGCCTTTATCAAAAGCAAATACAGAGATGTTGCCCGTTGGGCGTTTTAGCACATTCTTGCTTACTATTCCACCGCTTGCATACTCAACCTCGTTGGTAAAGCGGAATTGTTTACCTTTTGGAAATTCATTTGTGTTCATGGTTTTATAAATATTTAACTCCGAAAGGGTTTTGAACCCTTTCAGAGTTGGTTTAAATAACTACCCTACTAAAAGTTTAATATCTTCGTCAACAGTGGTAATACCTACGATACCAAAATTATCGACAAGCACCTTTGCCACATTGGGAGATAGGAACGCAGGAAGAGTTGGGCCTAGATGAATATTCTTAACACCCAAATAAAGCAATGCAAGTAGAACAATTACTGCTTTTTGCTCATACCAAGCAATATTATAGGCAATTGGTAATTCGTTGATATCGTTTAGCTGGAAAACCTCCTTCAACTTAAGAGCAATTACTGCTAATGAGTAGGAGTCGTTGCACTGACCAGCATCTAATATTCTTGGAATACCATTGATATCACCCAGTTGAAGTTTATTATATCGATATTTGGCACAACCTGCAGTAAGTATCACCGTATCTTTTGGTAGCTTCTGAGCAAAACCGGTATAATACTCACGACCCTTCATACGACCATCGCAACCAGCCATTACAATAAACTTACGAATTGCACCGCTCTTAACGGCCTCTACAATCTTATCGGCTAAAGCCAAAACCTGTGCATGAGCAAATCCACCAACAATTTCACCTTTCTCAATTTCAATTGGTGCTTTGCATTTTTTTGCCAGTTCGATTATCTCCGAAAAGTTTTTTTGCTTGCCAGCAATACGTTCTGGAATATGCTTGCTACCAGGGTAACCCGCTGCGCCAGTTGTGAAAACACGATCCTTATAGGTTGCAGTTGAACTTGGTGGTACGATACAGTTTGTTGTGAAAAGAATTGGACCATTAAAACTTTCGAATTCCTCTTTCTGACGCCACCAGCTGCTTCCATAATTTCCTACAAAATGCTTATACTTTTTAAATGCTGGATAGTAGTTTGCAGGTAGCATCTCGCTATGAGTGTACACATCAACCCCAGTACCATCGGTTTGAGCAAGCAGTTCTTCCATATCCTTTAGGTCGTGACCACTGATAAGAATTCCTGGCTTTGTACCAACACCAATATTCACCTTGGTTATCTCGGGATTACCATATGATGTAGTGTTCGCCTTATCAAGCAAAGCCATTGCAGTAACACCAAACTTACCAGTTTCCATTACTAGGTTGATATTATCCTGAACAGAAAGATTATCATCCGTGAGTTTTACCAAAATTTCTTGTATAAACTTACTACATGATTCATCCTCGAATCCAAGATTGTTTGCATGGAGAAGATATGCTGCTAGTCCTTTTAAACCATAAAGTGTAAGTGCTCTTAGCGAACGAATATCCTCGTTTGGTGCATCAATTCTACTATCGATTGTAGTCGCTTTAGCAATTATTTTATCCTCACTCAATTCACTCCACACGAAGAGATCTAAAGGTTTTACCTCAACTTTCACACCTGCCTTCTGAAGTTTATCCTTTAAGGATTCACGAAGGGCAATCGTTTCTTTGATTTTCTCTACAAAAACATCTTTCGAAAAATTGGCATTGGTAATGGTGGTAAATAATCCTTCGGTTATGAAATGATCGACATTTCCATTATTGACACCATTCCTTTTAGCCTCTAAAGAGTAATACGAAAGGCCTTTAAGTAAATGAACGAATAAATCTTGGAGGTGTATAACATCATCGGTAATACCGCATACACCCTTTGAACCAGTACAGCCTGTTCCTTTGGCTGCTTCTTGACATTGATAACAAAACATACTCATTTTTTTAGTTGATTATTGTTAGTTTTTAGTTGATATTTGTTTTATATAAAACATTAATATTCTCATAGTTAATAAAGGCGTTATTATATTATTAGTGGATTAAACCCAAGCACTTTCAAGAATATTACCTTGAATTCCCACCGTGGTAACCTTAATTGGTACTTTACGGGTTGCTTTATCGGCAGCCATTTTGGCAAGTTGAACCAATCCTCCGCAGCATGGAACCTCCATACGCATAATGGTTAGCGTATCTATTCCACCCTCTTCAATAAGTGCAGTAATCTTCTCAACGTATGATTCCTTATTCGAATCGAGCTTTGGGCATGCAATTGCAAGGGTTTTACCCTTTAGGTATTCACTATGGAAGCCACCGAGTGAGAATGCTACGCAATCGGCAGCAAGTAAAAGGTTTGAGCCTTTAAAATGAGGAGCATGAGGGTTAATCAAGTGCATTTGGATTGGCCAATGTGATAGTTCAGATTGTGCCGATACCATTGTATTACCTTTTCCTTCCTTCTCGAAAGTTCTTTCTGCTGAACCGGGGCAACCGCAAGGGCTACCATGTTCGTGTCCATGATTTGGCATAGCTGTAAATATTTGTTTTTGTGGTTGTTGACTTTTCATTGCGCTAGGATTGTGGCTATGAACTGCTTGAATTACCTCATCTACATTAAAATTGATTTTATCGCGATTTGCAAGCATCCATTCAACACCTTGACGCATGTACTCTTTCTGAGCGTGATCCTTTAAATGTTTCAGGTGAGCAATTACTGTATTCTTACCATTCTCCACCATTTTCGAAAGGGTTAAAACCTCATCATAAGCAGCAGCTTCACGAGTTTCAATTGTGATTGCACCCTCGGGGCATTCGCCAATGCAAGCACCAAGGCCATCGCACATTAGCTCACTGATCATTACCGCTTTATTATCTACAATTTGCAAAGCACCTTCATGGCATCCAGTAACGCAAAGTCCACATCCTGTACACTTGTCACGATCGATTTTAATAATGTCTCTTTTCATATTTTAGTTGTTGAGTTATCAGTTATTGAGTTATTAAACTATTAGTACTCGTCTGAAATCTGATGTTTAAAATCTGACATCTGATTTACGATACAAACATAGGGTAACGCAATGCGATAGAATGTAACATATGTTACAATAAAGGATTATTTTTCAAAAATGTTTAACTAGGAAATGTTTAGTGACAAAATCTGTCATCCTTTTTAATTAACAATGCGAATTAAGGGTTGAAAAAAAGGCACATAAATGCAACGGCTAGCCTACCAAATACATGAACCAGCAAGCCGTTTGTCGATCGAACTTTAGACGCTCTTTGAATGCCAGT from Bacteroidales bacterium includes:
- a CDS encoding molybdenum cofactor guanylyltransferase; this encodes MPIFPHITLAILAGGKASRIGGRNKALLEIDGITFIQRIHQTLSPVYSNTIIISNEIVDFDIDNIVVYPDIIIGIGPLGGIHSALVNSIDPAIFVVSCDMPFADLELAADMTTEFLKSQPDILVPLIGTYEEPLFALYSKSLVGQIESMVSSTNGRPVTDLFLISKTNFYEIPENPTTKKCFTNINSFDDFKDLLFHL
- a CDS encoding threonylcarbamoyl-AMP synthase encodes the protein MLIKIYPQNPNPREISRVVGVLRNGGIIIYPTDTVYGLGCDITNQKAVEKIIRLKGLKAKEAHFSFICSDLGHIADFAKVDNPTFKLMKKNLPGPFTFILPGLNKVPDYFISKRKTVGIRIPSNNIPIEIVRELGNPILTTSIKDDDDVVEYTTDPELIHERYQNLVDIVIDGGYGDNTPSTVVDCTSDEPEIVREGKGELSF
- the fsa gene encoding fructose-6-phosphate aldolase, whose translation is MKFFIDTANLDQIREANDLGVLDGVTTNPSLMAKENIKGEANIKKHYVDICNIVKGDVSAEVIALDYEGMIREGKELAALHPQIVVKVPITKDGIKAIKYFSDHGIRTNCTLVFSVGQALLAAKAGATYVSPFIGRLDDVSTDGVELIRQIVNVYNYYEYETKVLAASIRHTMHIIQCLEAGADVSTCPLSAILGLLNHPLTDIGLKKFLEDYKKVNG
- a CDS encoding ketoacyl-ACP synthase III; the protein is MKNLNTIITGTGCYIPEVKVLNLHFSRTKFYEKDETSIGGGHEVVEKFRDITGIRERRWVKKDQTASDIATIAAERAIEDAGIDRETIDQIIVAQNFGDVIKDTIQTDTLPSIASRVKHNLDIASPSCIPYDIIFGCPGWVQGVIQADSYIKSGLAKRCLVIGADALSRVVDKYDRDSMIFSDGAGATIIEGVESEEKAGILSSAMVSHSKEEAYYLYLGKSNAPESDPKIRYIKMLGRKIYEYSLLNVPLAMKAALDKSGIPIEQVKKILIHQANEKMDEAIIQRFYKLYQIREIPDKIMPMNIHELGNSSVATVPTLYDMILKGQLPEHKINKRDILIFASVGAGMSINAFVYKF
- a CDS encoding nitric-oxide reductase large subunit; its protein translation is MNTRKLWIAFIAVMVVCFSVLGIFGYEIYLQKPPIPERVVSQSGEQIFTSQEIKDGQSVWQSIGGQEVGTVWGHGSYVAPDWSADWLHREAVFMLNELANKYDSSTYDKVNPERQAYLKAVLQKDLRANRYDEATKTLVVSDLRALAIKSNAEYYKKLFTNGKELVKERLAYAIPENTIKNDESMQKMNAFFFWTSWACVTERPGKDITYTSNWPGDDLVGNHPTGKHLFWTMFSIVMLLLGIGLLGFYYAKNQDNETGVEKYPENDPLINLQATPSMKATLKYFWIVAGLILLQVITGIVTAHFGVEGNSFYGLNLDTILPYTISRTWHVQLAIFWIATAWLATGLFIAPAVSGVEPKYQRLGVNVLFGALLIVVLGSMAGEWLGIMQKLGLVQNFYFGHSGYEYIDLGKFWQVLLFGGLLIWLFLMIRALLPVLKVKSENRNLLILFTISSIAIAAFYGAALMIGRQTHLSVAEYWRWWVVHLWVEGFFEVFATTVIAFVLVKLGLLNIKRATIGSLFATIIYLLGGIIGTFHHLYFAGVPMSIIALGASFSALEVVPLVLMGFEAWHNYKLTKTTPWMLKYKWAIYSFIAVAFWNLVGAGVFGFLINPPLALYYMQGLNLTPVHAHTALFGVYGMLGIGLMLFSLRGMTINEEWNDKILKYSFWCFQIGLILMVTISILPVGVKQTIASVDHGIWYARSMEFMQQPSMITLRWLRVIGDTIFALGSVGLVYFVVGLKTGWSIKK
- a CDS encoding cupin domain-containing protein; translation: MKITTLETAEKVPFNLDGRKMFTNSKVELVHLTLKPNEEIAPHSNPFDVIFFILEGQGKIFFEGEEIIVEKDTSIYIEKDKQRGMKNISEKPFRVLVIKSF
- a CDS encoding PepSY domain-containing protein; this translates as MSSFYKTLQKYHKWLALVFTIFFILFAFSGILMNHRNLISSVDINRKWLPKNYKLQNWNLASAKGGQQVGGDSVFIYGGAGIWLTNKTFTSWKPFMEGFPKGSDRRKIFDFAKSAKGDFFAATRFGLFEYSKGSNQWKICSLPKDDQFVTGLEVVDSTLYLLTRDHLYVGNIDNKELSFCKIELIPPIGSKPSITVFRLFWIIHSGELLGVFGRLLVDLVGLTMIFLCITGLIFFFFPKIIKRVKAKRRLSRMKRVTKFSYNWHLKIGIYASLLLLIVSFTGIFLRPPFLLMVVNGHVNQYVSRNINNVYWHDKLRDIKYDHGRKLFLVATSDGIYYSKDCFSSSLMTFNSEPPISVMGINVFEVIDNGDYLIGSFSGAFRWNPFTGTVSNYFTKEPVIPKAGLSSPFGSSAIAGYAKIENQEYFFDYDKGVIQSSGSNHLEMPRIIKDSFSFPLWNLAQEIHTCRIYSPLISIFYILIVPLAGIAMIFITITGAIMWFIKKRSRKTEAEVGSQN
- a CDS encoding cupin domain-containing protein, whose product is MNTNEFPKGKQFRFTNEVEYASGGIVSKNVLKRPTGNISVFAFDKGEGLSEHTAPFDAMVQVLEGKSRITIGGEPHDLESGESIIMPANITHAVFATERFKMLLTMIKEPSI
- the hcp gene encoding hydroxylamine reductase gives rise to the protein MSMFCYQCQEAAKGTGCTGSKGVCGITDDVIHLQDLFVHLLKGLSYYSLEAKRNGVNNGNVDHFITEGLFTTITNANFSKDVFVEKIKETIALRESLKDKLQKAGVKVEVKPLDLFVWSELSEDKIIAKATTIDSRIDAPNEDIRSLRALTLYGLKGLAAYLLHANNLGFEDESCSKFIQEILVKLTDDNLSVQDNINLVMETGKFGVTAMALLDKANTTSYGNPEITKVNIGVGTKPGILISGHDLKDMEELLAQTDGTGVDVYTHSEMLPANYYPAFKKYKHFVGNYGSSWWRQKEEFESFNGPILFTTNCIVPPSSTATYKDRVFTTGAAGYPGSKHIPERIAGKQKNFSEIIELAKKCKAPIEIEKGEIVGGFAHAQVLALADKIVEAVKSGAIRKFIVMAGCDGRMKGREYYTGFAQKLPKDTVILTAGCAKYRYNKLQLGDINGIPRILDAGQCNDSYSLAVIALKLKEVFQLNDINELPIAYNIAWYEQKAVIVLLALLYLGVKNIHLGPTLPAFLSPNVAKVLVDNFGIVGITTVDEDIKLLVG
- a CDS encoding 4Fe-4S dicluster domain-containing protein; amino-acid sequence: MKRDIIKIDRDKCTGCGLCVTGCHEGALQIVDNKAVMISELMCDGLGACIGECPEGAITIETREAAAYDEVLTLSKMVENGKNTVIAHLKHLKDHAQKEYMRQGVEWMLANRDKINFNVDEVIQAVHSHNPSAMKSQQPQKQIFTAMPNHGHEHGSPCGCPGSAERTFEKEGKGNTMVSAQSELSHWPIQMHLINPHAPHFKGSNLLLAADCVAFSLGGFHSEYLKGKTLAIACPKLDSNKESYVEKITALIEEGGIDTLTIMRMEVPCCGGLVQLAKMAADKATRKVPIKVTTVGIQGNILESAWV